A single Acidobacteriota bacterium DNA region contains:
- a CDS encoding Mur ligase family protein, translating into MAIGGTGMAPLACLLRELGHQVRGSDGPLYPPTSDILADAGIEPLVGYDPAHLEPRPDLVIVGNAVPRTNPEAVATEELGLPRLSMPEALDRFVLRDRRPLVVAGSHGKTTTTAMAAWVYSRAGADPGYLIGGAPIGLASGFALGGGSRFAIEGDEYNASYFDRGPKFWHYRPETVILTSLEHDHVDLYPDFEGLKRVFLDLVERLPPTGLLVACADYPTVERLLPASPCRVVTYGAGAGDIRLEGPVESSERGISFELEEEGRRQRVDLGVWGEHNALNAMAVWAAARADGLERDAVLEALASFRGVKRRLEVIGEAAGVIVIDDFAHHASEVAASLAALRQRFPGRRLVALFEPRSLSAGRRQFAADLAASLASADRVFLAPVFHRERLGEEGFDPEEVAAEIERLGAAATACSSNDELAAAVLGEARPGDVLVTMSSGSFDGMPRRLQMALQDLLVGKRGQP; encoded by the coding sequence ATCGCGATCGGCGGCACCGGCATGGCGCCGCTGGCCTGCCTGCTCCGGGAGCTGGGCCATCAGGTGCGAGGCTCGGATGGGCCCCTCTACCCGCCGACCAGCGACATCCTCGCCGACGCGGGCATCGAGCCGCTGGTCGGCTACGACCCGGCCCACCTCGAGCCCCGGCCGGACCTGGTGATCGTCGGCAACGCGGTGCCGCGGACGAACCCGGAGGCCGTCGCGACGGAGGAACTCGGCCTGCCGCGGCTGTCGATGCCCGAAGCGCTCGACCGATTCGTCCTCCGCGACCGCCGGCCGCTGGTCGTCGCCGGCAGTCACGGCAAGACGACGACGACGGCGATGGCGGCCTGGGTCTACTCTCGCGCCGGCGCCGATCCGGGCTATCTCATCGGCGGCGCGCCGATCGGTCTGGCCTCGGGGTTCGCTCTCGGCGGCGGTTCGCGCTTCGCGATCGAGGGCGACGAGTACAACGCCTCCTACTTCGATCGCGGACCGAAGTTCTGGCACTACCGGCCGGAGACCGTGATCCTGACCAGCCTGGAGCACGACCACGTCGATCTCTATCCCGACTTCGAGGGGCTGAAGCGGGTCTTCCTCGATCTCGTCGAGCGCCTGCCGCCGACCGGGTTGCTGGTCGCCTGTGCCGACTATCCGACGGTGGAACGACTCTTGCCGGCGAGCCCGTGCCGGGTCGTGACCTACGGTGCCGGGGCGGGCGATATCCGGCTTGAAGGCCCCGTCGAGAGCAGCGAGCGCGGGATCTCGTTCGAACTGGAGGAAGAGGGCCGGCGACAGCGGGTCGACCTCGGCGTATGGGGCGAGCACAACGCGCTGAACGCGATGGCGGTGTGGGCGGCGGCTCGCGCCGACGGACTGGAGCGGGACGCCGTCCTGGAAGCGCTCGCCAGCTTCCGGGGCGTCAAGCGGCGGCTCGAGGTGATCGGCGAGGCCGCAGGGGTGATCGTCATCGACGACTTCGCCCACCATGCCTCGGAGGTCGCGGCCTCCCTCGCGGCGCTCCGGCAGCGCTTTCCGGGCCGCCGGCTGGTCGCTTTGTTCGAGCCGCGAAGCCTGAGTGCGGGCAGGCGGCAGTTCGCGGCCGACCTGGCGGCGTCGCTGGCCTCGGCCGACCGCGTGTTCCTGGCGCCCGTGTTCCACCGCGAGCGGCTGGGCGAGGAGGGGTTCGACCCGGAGGAGGTGGCGGCCGAGATCGAACGCCTCGGTGCGGCGGCCACCGCCTGCAGCTCGAACGACGAACTGGCCGCGGCGGTCCTCGGGGAGGCCCGGCCCGGCGACGTCCTGGTCACGATGTCGTCGGGGTCCTTCGACGGCATGCCCCGCCGTCTACAGATGGCTCTCCAGGATCTGCTGGTCGGAAAGCGCGGGCAGCCTTAG
- the ftcD gene encoding glutamate formimidoyltransferase: MVRLECVPNISEGRRRDVIDACVEAASTTGVLVLDVSSDPDHNRTVLTLLGEGGDLVRSVTALAAAAIERIDVAEHSGVHPFLGAVDVAPFVPLEAGQMPAAVDAALRAADELAALGLPVFLYGEASSTPSRAVLADHRRGGLARLGERMASGEWLPDRGPNRLHTTAGAVCVGARPPLVAFNLLLDTDQIAAAKRIASALRESGGGLPGVRALGFFLESRGQAQVSVNLTDCDRTSLLDVVRRADELAAAASVRVVETELVGLAPRRVVPAGGAAALRLPALSDQQILESHL, from the coding sequence ATGGTCCGCCTGGAGTGCGTCCCGAACATCAGCGAGGGCCGGCGCCGCGATGTCATCGACGCCTGTGTGGAGGCGGCTTCGACGACTGGGGTGTTGGTGCTCGACGTGTCTTCGGACCCCGACCACAACCGGACGGTTCTGACGTTGCTGGGCGAGGGCGGCGATCTGGTGCGGTCCGTGACGGCGTTGGCGGCAGCGGCGATCGAGCGCATCGATGTGGCCGAACACTCGGGTGTTCATCCGTTTCTCGGCGCGGTCGACGTGGCACCGTTCGTGCCCCTGGAGGCGGGACAGATGCCCGCGGCCGTTGACGCCGCGCTGCGCGCCGCGGACGAGTTGGCCGCGCTCGGCCTGCCGGTGTTCCTCTACGGCGAGGCCTCCTCGACACCGTCGCGAGCCGTTCTTGCCGACCATCGCCGCGGCGGTCTCGCGCGACTCGGCGAGCGGATGGCGAGCGGCGAGTGGCTGCCGGACCGCGGCCCGAACCGGCTGCACACGACCGCCGGCGCGGTGTGCGTCGGCGCCAGGCCACCACTGGTCGCCTTCAACCTGTTGCTCGACACGGACCAGATCGCCGCGGCGAAACGGATCGCGTCGGCGCTGCGCGAGTCAGGCGGCGGCTTGCCGGGCGTGCGCGCGCTCGGCTTCTTCCTTGAGAGTCGCGGGCAGGCCCAGGTCAGCGTGAACCTGACGGACTGCGACCGAACGTCGCTACTCGACGTCGTCCGGAGAGCCGACGAGCTGGCAGCCGCGGCTAGCGTACGCGTCGTCGAGACGGAGTTGGTCGGGCTGGCGCCGCGCCGTGTCGTGCCGGCGGGAGGCGCGGCGGCGCTAAGGCTGCCCGCGCTTTCCGACCAGCAGATCCTGGAGAGCCATCTGTAG
- a CDS encoding DUF2783 domain-containing protein → MTRLQNKANIPDSDSFYEEFLDLHQGCSRDESDALNVSLILLLANHIGDHEVLREAMQVAAQVVLGSKPEP, encoded by the coding sequence ATGACCCGACTCCAGAACAAAGCCAACATCCCCGATAGCGACAGCTTCTACGAGGAATTCCTTGATCTTCACCAGGGCTGCTCGAGGGACGAGAGCGACGCGCTGAACGTCAGTCTGATCCTGCTGCTGGCCAACCACATCGGCGATCACGAGGTGCTGCGCGAGGCGATGCAGGTGGCGGCCCAGGTAGTCCTCGGATCCAAGCCCGAGCCATGA
- the murI gene encoding glutamate racemase yields MRGAQPLIGVFDSGVGGLTVVAALRRRLPGAAILYLGDTARLPYGTKSRRTVLRYSQTNVDFLERRQVDALVVACNTASAMALDDLVVRAPHWGVLEPGASAAVAAASRHIGVIATESTVRSGAYEEAIRRLDPRLRVSQRACPLLVPLVEEGWEEDEITGRIVARYLEPLLAEGIDTLLLGCTHYPLLRGVLERVCGPEVTLVDSAASTGALVERELRAGGWTDGAGRGPASVRLFATDAGPRFARLAERILGESATLEWIDVDEPGTETREVETS; encoded by the coding sequence ATGCGCGGAGCACAGCCCCTGATCGGCGTCTTCGACTCGGGCGTCGGCGGCCTGACCGTGGTCGCGGCGCTCCGGCGCCGCCTGCCCGGCGCCGCCATCCTCTATCTCGGCGACACCGCGCGTCTGCCCTACGGGACCAAGTCGCGGCGAACGGTGCTCCGCTACTCCCAGACGAACGTCGACTTCCTGGAGCGCCGGCAGGTCGACGCTCTGGTCGTGGCCTGCAACACGGCCTCGGCGATGGCGCTCGACGACCTCGTCGTGCGGGCGCCGCACTGGGGCGTGCTGGAGCCGGGCGCCTCGGCCGCGGTGGCGGCGGCGAGCCGGCACATCGGCGTCATCGCCACCGAGTCGACGGTGCGGTCGGGCGCCTACGAAGAGGCGATCCGCCGCCTCGACCCGCGCCTCCGCGTCAGTCAGCGGGCCTGCCCGCTGCTCGTTCCGCTGGTCGAGGAAGGTTGGGAGGAGGACGAGATCACCGGGCGCATCGTGGCCCGCTATCTCGAACCGCTGCTGGCCGAGGGGATAGACACGCTGCTGCTCGGCTGCACCCACTATCCGCTGCTGCGCGGCGTGCTGGAGCGAGTGTGCGGCCCGGAGGTGACCCTGGTCGACTCCGCCGCCTCGACCGGCGCCCTGGTGGAACGGGAACTGCGCGCCGGAGGCTGGACCGACGGCGCCGGGCGCGGACCGGCAAGTGTGAGACTCTTCGCCACTGACGCTGGTCCGCGATTTGCCAGACTTGCCGAGCGGATCCTCGGCGAGTCGGCGACGCTCGAGTGGATCGACGTGGACGAGCCGGGAACCGAAACCAGGGAGGTCGAGACATCGTGA
- a CDS encoding arylsulfatase — protein sequence MTKAKQWNLLMTIVLLGCAPGEEIEAPEARQPPNVVLIVADDLGWRDVSFNGGEIATPNIDRIATEGVRLDRFYVAPICSPTRAGLMTGRHPIRYGMMRGVVMGYHDYGLDPEAVIVPQVLAEAGYEHRGLVGKWHLGLSRREYHPLERGFTRFVGHLGWGFDYFTHERYGEVDWFHDDESVNEPGYSTDLISEHAVRFVREHAAGEAPFFLFVPYNAPHSPFQAKEEDLPLYEDLESVPIEAVVGAGVPPEKYEWFGGHAMSRARLEDVEGRLRNRRITGAMVHAMDVGIGRILDALDEAGVADDTLVWFFSDNGGDTGIGDNRPFRGSKGNVFEGGIRVAAAARWTAGGVSGGGAVSAPLNYLDVMPTLMEAAAASDRPDLELDGRDALPALRGGEVAGDRDFYSYCGQLSSEREQLMAMEGDWKLIVIGPEPLDRTALAESQAMLFHLGDDPGEQHDLSAEHPEIAERLIGKALAFRALQPEEHVPIFWEDRDGFVAPERWRFAE from the coding sequence GTGACGAAGGCGAAGCAGTGGAACCTGCTCATGACGATCGTCCTGCTCGGCTGTGCGCCGGGCGAGGAGATCGAGGCGCCGGAGGCGCGGCAGCCGCCCAACGTCGTGCTCATCGTCGCCGACGACCTGGGCTGGCGTGACGTCAGCTTCAACGGCGGCGAGATCGCCACCCCCAACATCGACCGCATCGCCACGGAGGGCGTCAGGCTCGATCGCTTCTACGTGGCGCCCATCTGCTCGCCGACGCGCGCCGGCCTGATGACCGGCAGACATCCGATTCGCTACGGCATGATGCGCGGCGTCGTCATGGGGTACCACGACTACGGTCTCGATCCCGAGGCTGTGATCGTGCCGCAGGTGCTCGCCGAGGCCGGCTACGAGCACCGCGGCCTCGTCGGGAAGTGGCATCTTGGCCTGTCGCGCCGGGAGTACCACCCCCTGGAGCGCGGCTTCACGCGCTTCGTCGGCCACCTCGGCTGGGGCTTCGACTACTTCACGCACGAGCGCTACGGCGAGGTCGACTGGTTTCACGACGACGAGTCGGTGAACGAGCCTGGCTACAGCACGGATCTGATCTCCGAGCATGCGGTGCGCTTCGTCCGCGAGCACGCCGCCGGCGAGGCACCCTTCTTCCTGTTCGTGCCCTACAACGCGCCGCACTCACCCTTCCAGGCGAAGGAAGAGGATCTGCCGCTCTATGAGGACCTCGAGTCGGTGCCGATCGAGGCGGTCGTCGGCGCGGGCGTGCCGCCGGAGAAGTACGAGTGGTTCGGCGGTCACGCCATGAGCCGGGCGCGCCTCGAAGACGTGGAAGGCCGGCTCCGCAACCGGAGGATCACCGGCGCGATGGTCCACGCGATGGATGTCGGCATCGGTCGCATCCTCGATGCCCTGGACGAAGCGGGCGTGGCCGACGACACCCTGGTCTGGTTCTTCTCGGACAACGGCGGCGACACGGGCATCGGCGACAACCGCCCATTCCGTGGCTCCAAGGGCAACGTCTTCGAAGGGGGAATCCGCGTAGCTGCGGCGGCCCGCTGGACCGCCGGCGGGGTGAGCGGCGGCGGCGCCGTCTCCGCGCCGCTCAACTACCTCGACGTCATGCCGACGCTTATGGAGGCCGCGGCCGCTTCGGATCGCCCCGACCTTGAACTGGACGGCCGCGATGCCCTGCCTGCGCTTCGCGGCGGCGAGGTCGCCGGCGACCGCGACTTCTACTCCTACTGCGGCCAGTTGAGCAGCGAGCGCGAGCAGCTCATGGCGATGGAAGGCGACTGGAAGCTGATCGTCATTGGCCCGGAGCCGCTCGACCGCACGGCGCTCGCCGAGTCCCAGGCCATGCTCTTTCACCTGGGCGACGACCCCGGCGAGCAGCACGACCTGTCAGCCGAGCACCCGGAAATCGCCGAGCGTCTGATCGGGAAGGCGCTTGCTTTCCGTGCGCTGCAGCCCGAGGAGCACGTACCGATCTTCTGGGAGGACCGCGACGGTTTCGTGGCGCCGGAGAGGTGGCGGTTTGCGGAGTAA
- the rph gene encoding ribonuclease PH, with product MTNRGGGFSRSGDRSPSALRPVTIELDAMKFAEGSALIGCGDTRVLCSASVERRVPPFLIGKGQGWLTAEYAMLPRATLTRSRREVSRGRPSGRTAEIQRLIGRSLRSAVNLRKLPEVTIAVDCDVIQADGGTRTASITGAYVATVAALARMLLEGDLKKWPIVHSVAAVSVGICQDELLLDLEYVEDRDAQVDLNVVSTGEGDLIEVQGTAEGRVFTRPEFDGLLDLALAGIAELTELQQRCLAPRLAEMEEALERRRSGPAKAKDEASIWKRPPRD from the coding sequence GTGACGAATCGAGGCGGCGGTTTCAGCCGGAGCGGCGACAGGTCGCCTTCCGCCCTGCGGCCGGTGACGATCGAACTCGACGCGATGAAGTTCGCCGAGGGTTCGGCGCTGATCGGGTGCGGCGACACCAGGGTGCTCTGCTCCGCCAGCGTGGAACGGCGGGTGCCGCCCTTTCTGATCGGCAAGGGGCAGGGCTGGCTGACCGCGGAGTACGCGATGCTGCCGCGGGCGACCCTGACCCGCTCGAGGCGGGAGGTGTCGCGCGGGCGACCTTCGGGGCGCACGGCGGAGATCCAGCGGCTGATCGGTCGTTCGCTCCGGTCGGCGGTCAACCTCAGGAAGCTCCCGGAGGTCACGATCGCGGTCGACTGCGACGTCATCCAGGCCGACGGCGGCACCCGCACCGCCTCGATCACCGGCGCCTATGTGGCGACCGTCGCGGCGCTGGCCAGGATGCTGCTCGAGGGCGACCTGAAGAAGTGGCCCATCGTCCATTCGGTGGCCGCGGTCTCGGTCGGGATCTGCCAGGACGAGTTGCTGCTCGACCTGGAGTACGTCGAGGACCGGGACGCCCAGGTCGACCTGAACGTGGTGTCGACCGGCGAGGGTGACCTGATCGAGGTTCAGGGCACCGCGGAGGGCCGCGTGTTCACACGACCCGAGTTCGACGGTCTTCTCGACCTTGCGCTGGCCGGGATCGCCGAGCTGACCGAGCTGCAGCAGCGTTGTCTGGCTCCGCGCCTTGCTGAGATGGAAGAGGCGCTCGAGCGCCGCCGAAGCGGTCCGGCCAAGGCGAAGGACGAGGCCAGCATCTGGAAGCGGCCTCCCCGTGACTAG
- a CDS encoding FAD-dependent oxidoreductase, giving the protein MRTFETPLYPYERSPDQDASMPARHPVVVVGAGPAGLAAAIDLARRDIPVVLLDENDRVSYGSRAICFAKRTLEILDRLGCGDEIVDRGVTWSRGKVFFRDRCIYEFDLLAEEGHRRPAFINLQQYRLEELLVGRLRDLQSEGRPVELRGGSRVTKVEPAAASVLLTVETPEGPYRLEAEWVVACDGAGSTVRRELGLEFAGRAFEDNFLIADVTMKADFPTERWFWFDPPFNRGQSALLHKQPEGLWRIDLQLGRGVDREEEQRPENVVPRLRQMLGDDVEFELEWISVYTFQCARIDRFRHGRVLFAGDAAHQVSPFGARGANSGIQDVDNLVWKLERVLRGRSPDSLLDSYDAERVPAADENILNSTRSTDFISPKSETSRLFRDAVLNLAETQPMARPLVNSGRLSLPHVYLDSPLQSPDTDGLPARTRPGSPAVDAPLGDGWLLARLGDRFQLLALGNCAAETGCAGVPARIRREAPASGSSAALGIDVPDDEPGLEVVSQPAGRHPLLNERYLGDAPGALYLLRPDQHVAARFTDYDPERIADAFRRARARETDDP; this is encoded by the coding sequence TTGAGGACCTTCGAGACTCCGCTCTACCCCTACGAGCGGAGTCCCGACCAGGACGCTTCCATGCCGGCCCGTCACCCGGTGGTCGTCGTCGGTGCGGGTCCGGCCGGTCTGGCGGCCGCCATCGACCTGGCGCGGCGCGACATCCCCGTGGTGCTGCTCGACGAGAACGACCGGGTCAGCTACGGCTCGCGCGCCATCTGTTTCGCCAAGCGGACGCTGGAGATCCTCGACCGCCTCGGCTGCGGCGACGAGATCGTCGATCGCGGGGTGACCTGGAGCCGCGGCAAGGTCTTCTTCCGCGATCGCTGCATCTACGAGTTCGATCTCCTGGCGGAGGAAGGGCACCGGCGGCCCGCCTTCATCAACCTGCAGCAGTATCGCCTCGAGGAACTCCTGGTGGGGCGCCTCCGCGATCTCCAGTCGGAGGGCCGTCCCGTCGAGCTGCGGGGAGGCAGCCGGGTGACGAAGGTCGAACCCGCCGCTGCCAGCGTGCTCCTGACCGTCGAGACCCCGGAAGGTCCGTACCGGCTGGAGGCCGAGTGGGTCGTGGCGTGCGACGGGGCCGGCTCGACCGTGCGCCGCGAGCTGGGGCTCGAGTTCGCGGGCCGGGCGTTCGAGGACAACTTCCTCATCGCCGACGTCACAATGAAGGCCGACTTTCCGACGGAGCGCTGGTTCTGGTTCGATCCGCCGTTCAACCGGGGCCAGTCGGCCCTGCTCCACAAGCAGCCGGAGGGTCTGTGGCGGATCGACCTGCAGCTCGGGCGGGGCGTCGACAGGGAGGAGGAGCAGCGTCCGGAGAACGTCGTTCCGCGGTTGCGCCAGATGCTCGGCGATGACGTCGAGTTCGAGCTCGAGTGGATCTCGGTCTACACCTTCCAGTGCGCGCGGATCGACCGCTTCCGCCACGGCCGCGTGCTCTTCGCCGGCGACGCGGCCCACCAGGTTTCGCCGTTCGGCGCACGCGGAGCCAACAGCGGCATCCAGGACGTCGACAACCTGGTGTGGAAGCTCGAGCGCGTCCTCCGCGGCCGTTCGCCGGATTCGCTCCTCGACAGTTACGACGCCGAGCGCGTACCGGCGGCCGACGAGAACATCCTGAACTCGACGCGCTCGACGGACTTCATCAGTCCGAAGTCGGAGACCAGCCGACTGTTCCGGGACGCGGTCCTGAACCTCGCGGAGACCCAGCCCATGGCGCGGCCCCTGGTGAACTCGGGACGGCTGTCGTTGCCCCACGTGTATCTCGACTCGCCCCTCCAGAGCCCGGACACGGACGGTCTTCCCGCGCGGACGCGGCCCGGCTCGCCCGCGGTCGACGCGCCGCTCGGCGACGGCTGGCTGCTGGCGCGGCTGGGCGACCGCTTCCAGCTTCTGGCCCTGGGCAACTGCGCGGCAGAAACTGGGTGCGCCGGCGTCCCCGCCCGCATCCGGCGCGAAGCGCCGGCTTCTGGATCTTCTGCCGCGCTGGGCATCGATGTTCCGGACGACGAGCCCGGCCTGGAAGTCGTCAGCCAGCCGGCCGGAAGGCACCCCCTGCTGAACGAAAGGTACCTGGGCGATGCTCCCGGCGCCCTGTATCTTCTCCGCCCCGACCAGCACGTCGCCGCGCGCTTCACCGACTACGACCCCGAGCGGATCGCCGACGCTTTTCGGCGCGCGAGGGCGAGGGAGACAGACGACCCATGA
- a CDS encoding GerMN domain-containing protein — protein sequence MRRLLSNRWPLAAVVLLVLLGACGGGDLDGDLDGEVELVPEGEDFFAILCFPAADGLLRCEPRAIPAAGSVEETAAAIVQALIDGPGTAPVGGDPLDDEIFPVLPPSVRLQAFDLVNGVAYVDLTVARTGSALGFERPAMGLRDELLAVYSLVNSLTASNLGIERVVLMWNGEQRLTFAGHVDTSRPLLPDLDRNVEPSADL from the coding sequence GTGAGACGGCTGCTCTCCAACCGCTGGCCCCTGGCCGCCGTCGTGCTGCTCGTGTTGCTTGGCGCCTGCGGCGGCGGCGACCTGGACGGCGACCTCGACGGCGAAGTGGAACTCGTCCCGGAGGGCGAGGACTTCTTCGCGATTCTCTGCTTCCCGGCGGCCGACGGATTGCTCCGTTGCGAGCCGCGGGCGATCCCGGCCGCCGGCAGCGTCGAGGAGACGGCGGCGGCGATCGTCCAGGCCCTGATCGACGGTCCCGGTACGGCTCCGGTCGGCGGCGACCCGCTGGACGACGAGATCTTCCCCGTGCTGCCGCCCTCCGTCAGGCTGCAGGCCTTCGACCTGGTCAACGGCGTCGCCTACGTCGACCTGACCGTCGCGCGGACCGGCTCCGCGCTGGGCTTCGAGCGCCCGGCGATGGGGTTGCGCGATGAACTGCTCGCGGTCTACAGCCTGGTGAACAGTCTGACCGCGAGCAACCTGGGCATCGAGCGCGTCGTGCTGATGTGGAACGGCGAACAGCGCCTGACCTTCGCCGGCCACGTCGACACGAGCCGGCCGCTGCTGCCAGACCTCGACCGAAACGTGGAGCCTTCCGCGGACCTCTGA
- a CDS encoding VOC family protein has product MSTASLAYLGVRSDKLDDWNDFACNLLGMQQVDRGGKSLSYRMDDFEQRLLVSDEPGDTLSFMGWEVAGENDLESFATKLDAAGVEVEWGSSELADRRFAERLIVCHDPDGNRVELVWNPMRTSEPFLPGRTISGFKTGPLGMGHAVLHVTDIEKQLAFYRDLLGFELSDFGNMPVPIHFLHVNGRHHSLAMIASGQKGFHHFMVEFQSLDDVGQGYDLAGATDDRVGFTLGRHTNDFMTSFYARTPSGFFVENGWGGRIIDPATWQPVEIFDGPSLWGHDWVDLPDEARAMALSQRIDLASRGVQSPPFIDCPWLFEQVAKT; this is encoded by the coding sequence ATGAGCACAGCCTCCCTCGCCTACCTCGGAGTCCGCTCGGACAAGCTCGACGACTGGAACGACTTCGCCTGCAACCTCCTCGGCATGCAGCAGGTCGACCGGGGCGGCAAGTCCCTGTCCTACCGGATGGACGACTTCGAGCAGCGCCTGCTGGTCTCGGACGAACCGGGCGACACGCTCTCCTTCATGGGCTGGGAGGTCGCCGGAGAGAACGATCTCGAGAGCTTCGCCACGAAGCTCGACGCGGCCGGCGTCGAGGTGGAATGGGGAAGCTCCGAACTCGCCGACCGGCGCTTCGCCGAGCGGCTTATCGTCTGCCACGACCCGGACGGAAACCGCGTAGAGCTGGTGTGGAATCCGATGCGCACGAGCGAGCCGTTCCTGCCGGGCAGGACGATCTCGGGCTTCAAGACGGGTCCGCTGGGCATGGGCCACGCGGTCCTGCACGTCACCGACATCGAGAAGCAACTGGCCTTCTACCGCGACCTGCTGGGCTTCGAACTCAGCGACTTCGGCAACATGCCGGTCCCCATCCACTTCCTGCACGTCAACGGGCGCCACCACAGCCTGGCGATGATCGCCTCCGGACAGAAGGGCTTCCACCACTTCATGGTCGAGTTCCAATCGCTGGACGATGTCGGACAGGGCTACGACCTGGCGGGAGCGACGGACGACCGGGTGGGCTTCACCCTCGGTCGCCACACCAACGACTTCATGACGTCCTTCTACGCGAGGACTCCCTCCGGCTTCTTCGTGGAGAACGGCTGGGGCGGCCGGATCATTGACCCGGCGACCTGGCAGCCCGTCGAGATCTTCGACGGCCCGAGCCTCTGGGGTCACGACTGGGTCGACCTGCCGGACGAAGCCAGGGCCATGGCGCTCAGCCAACGGATCGACCTCGCCTCGCGCGGCGTTCAGTCACCGCCCTTCATCGATTGCCCGTGGCTGTTCGAGCAGGTGGCGAAGACGTAG
- a CDS encoding N-acetylmuramoyl-L-alanine amidase, translating into MSLRRGIFWCASGLLAAALGLLPLAPASAQRDDEPETEILSHEAGTIVVGRDSEPLRWARSSSGPLVALGTVVEVLGGDLERGPLGEAHTLRVAGRVVVLGPLSRTVVVDDEVHSLSIRPWIEPEPEYPDEEEEEDGEEEDPEPEEEEPELPPEPIEPRKLFVPVDALARAYPETLGYRFDFDRRRGLLRVDRTGERRLDVEVDRVHDLGATTLVVTFSNRPRFQVERYRAGVRLRLLSGVLEPRRRVRLNDPLVRWIEVRERSVDVGLAPLAEASEPYLLGRPPRVQLVFDITRRRPGLQPRATSRAQEERREFRIVLDPGHGGTDNGVRAPFGESEKNLALGIAEALRSYLEFELGARVVLTRNGDSTVTLENRTSLANQYEADLFVSLHVGAAAAAMPGSAFQTWVLDPPPASLDEEATESEDGAGPKVAEDEPRRDREPETFEDEELGDLEAEPAEEEPPIVIPPLEPWDRVHDAELERSALLARLIQTQVSDVLGLRNRGFQRAPLRVLTGASMPAVLIEFGYEEVEEVKTPVFDGPRGREVFEAIGRAIRLFRGVMSGAAETTADGTRS; encoded by the coding sequence GTGTCTCTCCGACGCGGCATCTTCTGGTGTGCCTCCGGACTGCTGGCAGCGGCCCTGGGGCTCCTGCCGCTCGCGCCGGCGTCGGCGCAGAGGGACGACGAGCCGGAGACGGAGATCCTCTCCCACGAGGCGGGGACGATCGTCGTCGGCCGTGACTCCGAGCCACTGCGCTGGGCCCGCTCTTCCTCCGGGCCGCTGGTCGCGCTGGGTACCGTGGTCGAGGTGCTTGGAGGGGACCTCGAGAGGGGACCGCTCGGCGAGGCGCACACGCTGCGCGTAGCGGGGCGGGTGGTCGTGCTCGGACCCCTGAGCAGGACGGTCGTGGTCGACGACGAGGTCCACAGCCTGTCGATCAGGCCCTGGATCGAGCCAGAGCCGGAGTACCCCGACGAAGAGGAGGAGGAAGACGGCGAGGAGGAAGATCCCGAGCCGGAAGAGGAAGAGCCCGAGTTGCCCCCTGAGCCGATCGAGCCGCGCAAGCTGTTCGTGCCGGTCGACGCGCTGGCGCGGGCGTATCCGGAAACCCTCGGCTACCGCTTCGACTTCGACCGGCGGCGGGGCCTGCTTCGCGTCGACAGGACGGGCGAACGCCGCCTCGACGTCGAGGTGGACCGTGTCCACGACCTGGGCGCGACGACACTGGTCGTGACGTTTTCCAACCGGCCTCGCTTCCAGGTCGAGCGCTACCGCGCGGGCGTGCGGCTGCGGCTGCTGAGCGGGGTCCTGGAGCCGCGCCGCCGGGTGCGGTTGAACGATCCCCTCGTGCGCTGGATCGAAGTGCGTGAGCGCTCGGTCGACGTCGGTCTGGCGCCTCTCGCCGAGGCGTCCGAGCCGTACCTCCTGGGCCGTCCCCCGCGGGTCCAGCTCGTCTTCGACATCACGCGGCGCCGGCCCGGACTTCAGCCGCGCGCGACGTCGCGCGCGCAGGAGGAACGGCGCGAGTTCCGGATCGTCCTCGACCCGGGGCATGGCGGGACGGACAACGGCGTGCGGGCTCCGTTCGGCGAGAGCGAGAAGAACCTCGCGCTCGGGATCGCCGAGGCGCTCAGGTCCTATCTGGAGTTCGAACTGGGGGCGCGGGTGGTGCTGACCCGCAACGGTGACAGTACGGTCACGCTGGAGAACCGGACCTCCCTGGCCAACCAGTACGAAGCGGACCTGTTCGTGTCGCTGCACGTGGGCGCCGCCGCGGCGGCCATGCCGGGAAGCGCGTTTCAGACCTGGGTTCTCGATCCGCCTCCGGCGTCGCTCGATGAGGAGGCGACCGAGTCGGAAGACGGAGCCGGTCCCAAGGTCGCCGAGGACGAACCGCGACGAGATCGGGAGCCGGAGACCTTCGAGGACGAGGAGCTCGGCGACCTCGAGGCGGAACCGGCGGAAGAGGAGCCGCCGATCGTGATCCCGCCGCTCGAACCCTGGGACCGGGTCCACGATGCGGAGCTCGAGCGGAGCGCGCTGCTGGCGCGGCTGATCCAGACCCAGGTCAGCGACGTCCTCGGCCTGCGGAACCGGGGCTTCCAGCGCGCGCCGCTGCGGGTGTTGACCGGGGCGTCGATGCCGGCGGTACTGATCGAGTTCGGGTACGAGGAAGTCGAGGAAGTGAAGACGCCGGTCTTCGACGGACCGCGTGGCCGTGAGGTCTTCGAGGCGATCGGCCGGGCGATCCGGCTCTTCCGGGGCGTCATGTCCGGTGCCGCGGAGACGACCGCCGACGGGACGCGATCGTGA